In Phormidium yuhuli AB48, one genomic interval encodes:
- a CDS encoding PAS domain-containing hybrid sensor histidine kinase/response regulator: MSLERENHKLRRRVAELEQELQEQRRFDNPMEPMSQGFATSVFPHSLEAPLSPAEDRFCLDSQLFCAYVEAANDMVYAVDLQGHVTFINSYGERLLGCSPQGWRGKTYLEFISPLYRDVTAQAFEKLLTSGELKDFEFQVQTSAGTCLDLEVNGRLLYHQGVLVGGLGIARDVTERKQVQRQLQMFMKAVDSAYDSVTIVDPDGTLIYVNTATARMFGYQQEQLIGQQNTLFYQDDAVISMESLIERVFVSEQLGWSGEVMCQRASGDSFPALLSVGVMLRDAPRPMAEGMSLSPAQVDRILITYRDITEQKNSQAKLAATNLELERASRLKSVFLANMSHELRTPLTSILGFSNLLLQKMFGSLNSKQILYLERIHDSGEHLLKLISDVLDLSKVEAGKIELTLHSLVATQICREAIALMSEQARLKQISLTLEVKNPEIRVMADELRLRQMLLNLLSNAIKFSEAGTQVQLNVEQDKTYVYLRVRDHGLGIPESQQALLFQPFQQLDSSLARHHEGTGLGLALTRKLAELHGGTVTCRSTLGEGSQFTIILPRQVQIPSLPMETHPGRDGRTESPEGESGSLLLVEDHQANALLLTDILEFWGYCVTHVKDAYEALAWLQDHHPDAMLVDIHLPEFDGLQLTQEVRQSFAEPRIPIIAITALAMAGDRQRCLDAGCDDYLTKPVSCDRLAELLKKHLDRTPDPSYPPE; the protein is encoded by the coding sequence ATGTCTCTCGAACGTGAAAACCATAAATTACGCCGTCGCGTCGCAGAACTCGAACAAGAATTACAAGAGCAGAGGCGTTTCGATAACCCAATGGAACCCATGTCTCAGGGGTTCGCCACTTCAGTTTTTCCCCACTCCCTTGAAGCACCGCTCTCCCCAGCGGAGGACCGCTTTTGTCTTGATAGTCAGCTCTTCTGTGCGTATGTTGAGGCAGCCAATGATATGGTCTATGCCGTCGATTTACAAGGACACGTGACGTTTATCAACTCCTATGGCGAACGGTTACTCGGTTGTTCCCCCCAAGGTTGGCGTGGCAAAACCTATTTGGAGTTTATCTCCCCCCTCTATCGAGATGTGACGGCTCAAGCCTTTGAGAAACTGTTAACCTCTGGAGAACTCAAGGATTTTGAATTTCAGGTTCAAACTAGCGCAGGAACCTGTTTAGACTTAGAAGTTAATGGTCGTCTGTTATATCATCAGGGGGTATTAGTCGGTGGCTTAGGCATTGCTCGGGATGTCACTGAGCGCAAGCAAGTTCAGCGCCAGTTACAGATGTTTATGAAAGCCGTAGATTCTGCCTATGACAGTGTCACGATTGTTGACCCTGATGGCACCCTTATTTATGTCAATACGGCAACGGCTCGTATGTTTGGCTATCAGCAAGAGCAGTTAATCGGTCAACAGAATACCTTATTTTATCAGGACGATGCTGTCATTTCTATGGAGTCGTTGATTGAGCGAGTCTTTGTCAGTGAGCAACTGGGTTGGAGTGGTGAAGTGATGTGTCAACGAGCGAGCGGGGACTCTTTTCCAGCCTTGCTTTCCGTGGGCGTTATGCTACGGGACGCTCCTCGTCCGATGGCGGAGGGGATGAGTCTAAGCCCAGCTCAAGTAGACCGAATTTTAATCACCTATCGCGATATTACGGAGCAGAAAAATAGTCAGGCAAAATTGGCAGCCACAAACTTAGAGCTAGAACGAGCAAGTCGTTTAAAGTCAGTATTTTTAGCCAATATGTCCCATGAATTGCGAACTCCGCTGACCTCAATTTTAGGATTCTCAAATCTTTTGCTACAAAAAATGTTTGGGTCTCTCAATTCCAAGCAAATTCTCTATTTGGAGCGCATTCATGACAGTGGCGAACATTTGTTAAAGCTAATTAGTGATGTTTTAGATTTGTCTAAGGTTGAGGCAGGAAAAATTGAGCTAACCCTTCATTCATTGGTGGCGACTCAGATCTGTCGCGAGGCGATCGCCCTGATGAGTGAGCAAGCACGGCTCAAGCAAATTTCCCTAACCTTAGAGGTAAAAAATCCTGAAATACGGGTGATGGCAGATGAGTTACGGTTACGACAGATGCTCTTGAACTTGCTATCTAATGCCATTAAGTTTTCTGAGGCCGGGACGCAGGTGCAGTTAAATGTTGAACAGGATAAAACTTATGTTTACCTACGAGTCCGTGATCATGGTTTGGGGATTCCTGAGTCGCAGCAAGCTTTGTTGTTCCAGCCTTTTCAACAGTTAGATAGTTCCCTGGCCCGTCACCATGAAGGGACTGGATTAGGATTAGCCCTAACTCGTAAGTTGGCAGAACTCCATGGCGGAACTGTAACCTGTCGGTCAACATTAGGAGAGGGAAGCCAGTTTACAATTATTTTGCCCCGGCAGGTGCAGATTCCTAGCCTCCCCATGGAAACCCACCCAGGACGTGATGGCCGAACTGAGTCGCCTGAGGGGGAGTCAGGGTCTTTGCTCCTCGTGGAAGACCATCAAGCTAATGCCCTGTTACTAACGGACATTCTAGAGTTCTGGGGCTACTGTGTCACTCATGTTAAGGATGCCTATGAAGCTCTGGCTTGGTTACAAGACCATCATCCCGATGCCATGCTCGTGGATATTCATCTGCCGGAATTCGACGGACTGCAACTGACGCAAGAAGTGCGTCAGAGCTTTGCTGAACCGAGAATCCCCATTATCGCCATTACGGCTCTAGCCATGGCGGGCGATCGCCAACGCTGTTTAGACGCCGGCTGTGATGATTATCTGACCAAACCCGTCAGTTGCGATCGCCTGGCGGAACTGCTCAAAAAACATCTCGACAGGACTCCAGACCCCTCATATCCCCCTGAGTGA
- the lgt gene encoding prolipoprotein diacylglyceryl transferase, with amino-acid sequence MTCLNGLLAFQFASPGPVLFELGPLSVRWYGFLIASAVLLGVTLAQVLAPKRGLNPDLIGDFAIWGLLGAIPMARLYYVAFQWQAYADRPAQVFAIWRGGIAIHGAILGGVLAGLLFARRQGISFWQLFDIITPSIILGQAIGRWGNFFNSEAFGRPTDLPWKLYIPQAMRPPQYLQEAYFHPTFLYESLWNLFVFALLLWLFFQGQRGKLRLKPGTLFLSYAIAYSLGRLAIEGLRMDSLMLGPLRVAQLVSLGGILLGVVGLIWLYIFGRSLPDVRAKTDSGSS; translated from the coding sequence ATGACGTGTTTAAACGGTCTTCTGGCGTTTCAGTTTGCCTCGCCAGGCCCGGTTTTGTTCGAGTTAGGCCCTCTCAGCGTCCGCTGGTATGGTTTTCTCATTGCTAGTGCCGTCTTGTTGGGGGTAACCCTAGCTCAAGTTCTCGCCCCCAAACGGGGACTTAACCCGGACTTAATTGGAGACTTTGCCATTTGGGGATTGTTGGGCGCGATTCCCATGGCCCGTCTATACTATGTTGCGTTTCAATGGCAGGCCTATGCCGATCGCCCGGCTCAAGTCTTTGCCATTTGGCGAGGTGGCATTGCCATTCACGGTGCCATTCTTGGAGGAGTTCTGGCGGGGCTGTTGTTTGCCCGGCGACAAGGGATCTCCTTTTGGCAACTATTTGATATCATTACCCCGTCGATTATTCTCGGACAAGCTATTGGACGGTGGGGAAACTTCTTTAATTCAGAAGCGTTTGGCCGGCCCACAGACCTGCCCTGGAAGCTTTATATTCCCCAGGCAATGCGTCCTCCTCAATATCTACAAGAGGCTTACTTTCATCCCACATTTCTCTATGAATCCCTGTGGAACCTCTTTGTATTTGCCCTCTTGCTGTGGCTATTTTTTCAAGGACAACGGGGTAAGCTGCGTTTAAAACCAGGAACCCTGTTTCTCAGTTATGCGATCGCCTATAGTCTGGGTCGTTTAGCGATTGAAGGACTGCGTATGGATAGTCTAATGCTCGGACCGCTGCGGGTAGCTCAACTGGTGAGTCTGGGGGGGATTCTCCTAGGAGTCGTTGGCTTAATTTGGCTTTACATTTTTGGGCGCTCCTTACCAGATGTCAGGGCTAAGACGGACTCAGGATCATCCTAG
- the pstS gene encoding phosphate ABC transporter substrate-binding protein PstS, with translation MVFKGRLFLGALAALTAGLTACGPGEPPDPQQAAQGGGGGGGTIAISGAGATFPAPLFQRWFDTYNREVDSRVQVSYQSVGSGAGLEQYINGTVDFAASEAPMEGDRLESFRERFPFEPLQLPLVGGYVVFAYNLPGVDEEIQFSRETYCGMVEGSIDNWNDPAIAEDNPGVDFPDLPITWVHRSDGSGTTFVFTNHLDTICPDWPAGAGTSVDWPVGIGGQGNEGVAAAISQNEGALGYVSYAFAQLNEIPVARIENAAGNFPDPLPANASLAFEGEDVPDDFALLVPDPQHPDAYPISGLVWVLVYREYDDAEKWQAMKDVFEWAIGPEGQAITEELFYVPIPDSLIERIQEELDGVQAG, from the coding sequence ATGGTTTTTAAGGGACGTCTTTTCCTTGGCGCTTTGGCTGCGCTGACCGCTGGGTTGACCGCTTGTGGTCCTGGGGAACCCCCCGACCCTCAGCAAGCGGCCCAGGGTGGCGGTGGTGGCGGTGGAACAATTGCCATCAGCGGTGCCGGAGCGACCTTCCCCGCGCCATTATTTCAGCGTTGGTTTGACACCTATAACCGGGAAGTCGATTCCCGAGTGCAGGTCAGCTATCAGTCCGTCGGGAGCGGTGCCGGACTTGAACAATACATCAACGGAACCGTCGATTTTGCGGCTAGTGAAGCTCCCATGGAGGGCGATCGCCTAGAATCGTTCCGAGAGCGTTTTCCCTTTGAACCGCTACAACTTCCCCTGGTTGGAGGATATGTCGTCTTTGCCTACAACCTTCCTGGAGTTGATGAAGAGATACAGTTCTCTCGCGAAACCTATTGCGGCATGGTTGAAGGGAGCATTGATAACTGGAACGATCCCGCCATTGCCGAGGATAACCCTGGGGTTGATTTCCCTGACTTGCCCATCACCTGGGTTCACCGGTCTGACGGTTCCGGAACGACCTTTGTCTTCACCAATCACCTCGACACCATTTGCCCGGATTGGCCCGCTGGTGCAGGAACATCCGTGGATTGGCCCGTAGGCATTGGCGGTCAAGGAAATGAAGGGGTTGCTGCCGCCATTTCCCAAAATGAAGGGGCATTGGGCTATGTTTCCTATGCCTTTGCCCAGCTTAATGAGATTCCCGTAGCCCGGATTGAAAATGCAGCTGGTAACTTCCCCGATCCTCTCCCAGCCAATGCCTCTTTGGCCTTTGAAGGGGAAGACGTTCCCGACGACTTTGCGCTTCTCGTTCCCGATCCGCAACATCCCGACGCTTACCCCATCTCGGGTCTAGTTTGGGTTTTGGTCTATCGCGAGTATGACGATGCCGAAAAATGGCAAGCCATGAAAGACGTATTTGAATGGGCGATTGGCCCCGAAGGGCAAGCCATCACAGAAGAACTCTTCTATGTTCCCATCCCCGACAGCCTAATCGAGCGCATTCAAGAAGAACTCGATGGGGTCCAGGCCGGATAA
- the pstC gene encoding phosphate ABC transporter permease subunit PstC: MTSGTDREFASSGKSLDIYKRASTARVLDLGFWGLTLSLAIGGAAVLVWIILQTAIAGWPAMQLFGLRFLVTSSWNPVTNTYGVLPQIYGTLVTTIIALIVAVPVGIGTAVFLTEDFVPKFIRTPIAFAIELIVAIPSVVLGIWGIFVLIPALRPFFRFLNSSLGWLPFLGGGAPRGNNLLLVGLVLALMITPVIASLTRSTFEVLPSELRQGSLALGATRWETILRVMIPAGLSGIISSIMLAMGRAMGETMVAAMLVGNANRINASILQPGSTITALIASQFGEAGRTQVAALMYAGVVLMILSLVVNIIAELIIRRYQNIER; this comes from the coding sequence ATGACTTCAGGAACCGACCGTGAGTTTGCCAGTTCAGGCAAATCCCTTGATATTTATAAGCGTGCCTCCACAGCCAGGGTTCTCGATCTAGGCTTTTGGGGACTCACCTTGAGTTTAGCCATTGGCGGTGCCGCTGTTCTGGTTTGGATTATTCTACAAACGGCGATCGCAGGCTGGCCGGCCATGCAGTTATTTGGACTGCGTTTCCTGGTTACCAGTAGTTGGAATCCCGTGACCAACACCTACGGCGTTTTACCGCAAATTTATGGAACCCTAGTTACCACCATCATTGCTCTGATTGTGGCTGTTCCCGTGGGAATTGGCACAGCAGTGTTCCTCACGGAAGACTTTGTCCCCAAATTCATTCGCACCCCTATCGCCTTTGCCATTGAGCTGATTGTGGCGATCCCCAGTGTGGTGTTGGGCATTTGGGGCATTTTTGTCCTGATTCCCGCCTTACGGCCCTTCTTCCGTTTCCTCAATAGTTCCCTAGGCTGGCTGCCCTTTTTGGGTGGTGGTGCCCCCCGAGGTAACAATCTTCTATTAGTGGGCCTTGTCTTGGCCCTGATGATTACTCCCGTGATTGCCTCTCTCACCCGCAGTACCTTTGAAGTCCTGCCCAGTGAACTGCGTCAAGGTTCCTTAGCTCTTGGGGCAACCCGCTGGGAAACCATTTTACGGGTGATGATTCCGGCCGGACTCTCGGGTATTATCAGTTCCATCATGTTAGCCATGGGTCGCGCCATGGGAGAAACCATGGTAGCGGCGATGTTAGTGGGGAATGCCAACCGCATTAACGCCTCAATTTTGCAGCCTGGGTCAACCATTACCGCCTTAATTGCCTCCCAGTTTGGCGAAGCGGGACGCACCCAGGTAGCCGCCCTCATGTATGCCGGGGTCGTTTTGATGATTTTATCTCTAGTCGTCAACATCATCGCCGAACTGATCATCCGCCGCTATCAAAACATTGAGCGTTAG
- the pstA gene encoding phosphate ABC transporter permease PstA, giving the protein MGSLPDTTHDQPFEVPDLTSNAISGNRAVLGKVLTILSGVCVAFLIVPLSLLLINIVAKGLPRMTPQLFTELPPPPGLTEGGIGHAIIGSVMTLAIAAAVSFPFGVLAAIYLAEFGRGTRIAYFVKFSANVLTGVPAILCGLFAYTVVVVPLGRFSAFSGGIALGVLMLPIVIRSTEESLLLVPLEMRQAAIGIGATRFQTVMKITLPAALPAIVTGLVLSLARAAGEAAPLLFTAFNNSFWSTDPRGPIATLPVLIYFFSIVPFKAQQELAWAAAFVLIVIVLISSLLGRMFIRAKRF; this is encoded by the coding sequence ATGGGGAGTCTTCCAGATACAACTCATGATCAGCCGTTTGAAGTCCCCGATTTGACCTCAAACGCCATCAGTGGTAACCGCGCTGTCCTCGGTAAGGTCTTAACGATACTGAGTGGGGTTTGTGTGGCTTTTCTGATCGTGCCACTGTCACTGTTACTGATTAATATCGTTGCTAAGGGTCTGCCCCGCATGACCCCACAACTATTTACCGAACTGCCCCCGCCACCGGGGTTAACCGAAGGGGGAATTGGTCATGCCATTATCGGGAGTGTTATGACTCTCGCGATCGCGGCGGCGGTGAGTTTTCCCTTTGGGGTGTTAGCGGCCATTTATTTAGCAGAATTTGGTCGAGGAACCCGGATTGCTTACTTCGTCAAGTTTTCCGCCAACGTGCTAACCGGGGTTCCCGCCATTCTCTGTGGACTCTTTGCCTACACCGTTGTGGTAGTTCCCCTGGGCCGCTTTTCCGCATTTTCTGGGGGGATTGCCCTTGGGGTGTTGATGTTGCCCATTGTCATCCGCTCAACGGAGGAATCCCTCTTACTCGTTCCCCTAGAAATGCGGCAGGCGGCTATTGGAATTGGGGCAACGCGCTTCCAAACGGTCATGAAAATCACCCTACCGGCCGCGTTACCGGCAATCGTCACTGGGTTAGTATTGTCCTTAGCACGGGCGGCGGGGGAAGCGGCTCCCCTGTTGTTTACGGCCTTTAACAATAGTTTCTGGTCAACAGACCCAAGAGGCCCCATTGCCACCCTCCCTGTATTGATTTATTTCTTTTCAATTGTTCCATTCAAGGCGCAGCAAGAATTGGCTTGGGCAGCAGCCTTTGTCTTAATTGTGATTGTCTTGATTAGTAGTTTGCTCGGTCGGATGTTTATCCGCGCCAAGCGATTTTAG
- the pstB gene encoding phosphate ABC transporter ATP-binding protein PstB, with translation MSDSYHPSQSAPNSAALLAEAALKTENLNVYYGDKLAVRDVSLIIPRNRVVAFIGPSGCGKSTVLRCFNRMNDLITGARVEGQITFYDVDLYGKSVDPVSVRRRIGMVFQKPNPFPKSIFENIAFGARINGYKGDLDELVEQSLRKAAIWDEVKDKLKESGLALSGGQQQRLCIARAVALSPDVILMDEPCSALDPISTMRVEELIHELKQQYTIVIVTHNMHQASRVSDLTAFYNAEATQKGNKVGYLVEYDETTKIFHNPARQETQDYVSGRFG, from the coding sequence ATGTCTGATTCATATCACCCGTCTCAATCTGCGCCAAATTCAGCAGCCCTGTTAGCTGAAGCGGCACTCAAGACTGAGAATCTTAATGTTTACTATGGTGATAAGTTAGCGGTGCGGGATGTCAGCCTAATCATCCCTAGAAACCGGGTTGTGGCGTTTATTGGCCCCTCTGGCTGCGGGAAAAGCACGGTTCTGCGCTGCTTCAATCGCATGAATGATTTAATTACAGGGGCACGGGTAGAAGGGCAAATTACCTTCTACGATGTAGATTTGTATGGCAAATCTGTTGACCCCGTATCCGTGCGGCGGCGCATTGGTATGGTCTTCCAAAAACCCAACCCCTTCCCCAAGTCCATTTTTGAGAATATCGCCTTCGGGGCCCGCATTAATGGCTACAAGGGAGATCTCGATGAATTGGTGGAGCAATCCCTGCGCAAGGCGGCCATTTGGGATGAGGTCAAGGATAAGCTCAAAGAGAGTGGTTTGGCCCTATCTGGGGGGCAACAGCAACGGCTTTGTATCGCTCGGGCGGTCGCCCTCTCCCCGGATGTCATCCTCATGGATGAACCCTGTTCGGCATTAGACCCCATCTCCACGATGCGGGTTGAGGAACTCATCCATGAACTCAAGCAGCAATACACCATTGTGATTGTCACCCACAACATGCACCAAGCCTCGCGGGTGTCGGATTTGACGGCATTTTATAACGCAGAAGCCACTCAGAAGGGCAACAAGGTCGGCTATTTGGTGGAATATGACGAAACCACCAAAATCTTCCACAACCCGGCTCGTCAGGAGACCCAGGACTATGTGAGTGGTCGTTTCGGTTAA
- the thiD gene encoding bifunctional hydroxymethylpyrimidine kinase/phosphomethylpyrimidine kinase, which produces MVQRPRVSQPSVKIPVALTIAGSDSGGGAGVQADLRTFAFHCVHGTSALTCITAQNTLSVTRVDALPPESVIAQIDAVVNDIGADAIKTGMLLNAEIMAVVAERLQSYHCDRLVVDPVMVSRTGVCLIDDEAIATLRDRLIPQATVLTPNRYEAQILAKQEIHTLDDMKAAAETIFKLGSQAVLIKGGGMRGKLCGVDVWFDGETLEVLRTETVGTHHTHGTGCTISAAMTANLALKQSPLEATKQAKIYLTQALHHALAIGEGQGPVGHYFPLLPSPKLSG; this is translated from the coding sequence ATGGTACAGCGTCCGAGAGTCAGCCAACCCTCGGTTAAGATTCCTGTGGCCCTGACCATCGCTGGCTCCGATAGCGGTGGTGGGGCCGGGGTTCAGGCAGACTTGCGAACCTTCGCCTTTCACTGTGTTCATGGAACCAGTGCCCTCACCTGTATTACGGCTCAAAATACCCTCAGTGTGACCCGGGTGGATGCTCTACCACCGGAAAGTGTCATAGCACAGATTGATGCAGTTGTCAACGATATTGGGGCAGATGCCATTAAGACGGGGATGCTGCTCAACGCTGAGATTATGGCCGTGGTGGCTGAGCGGTTGCAGTCTTACCATTGCGATCGCCTGGTGGTGGACCCGGTGATGGTATCTCGCACTGGAGTTTGTTTGATTGACGATGAGGCGATCGCCACCCTACGCGATCGCCTCATTCCCCAGGCCACCGTCCTCACGCCCAATCGCTACGAAGCCCAAATCCTGGCCAAGCAAGAGATTCACACCCTCGACGACATGAAAGCCGCCGCCGAAACCATCTTTAAACTCGGCAGTCAGGCGGTCTTAATCAAAGGCGGCGGAATGCGGGGGAAACTCTGTGGCGTCGATGTCTGGTTTGACGGGGAGACCCTCGAAGTTCTCAGAACCGAAACCGTGGGAACCCATCACACCCACGGAACCGGCTGCACTATTTCTGCGGCCATGACCGCTAATTTGGCCCTGAAGCAGTCTCCCCTAGAGGCGACTAAACAAGCCAAAATCTATCTCACCCAAGCGTTGCATCATGCTTTAGCGATTGGTGAAGGCCAGGGCCCAGTGGGCCATTACTTCCCCCTCCTCCCATCCCCGAAATTATCGGGATAG
- the ftsZ gene encoding cell division protein FtsZ, whose protein sequence is MTSNSQLASHPTPPSEGQSNFPVAADNPNPFGNAGLYGERSEDRRVPEETPTPASIQPSNEARIKVIGVGGGGGNAVNRMIASELSGIEFWTVNTDAQSLVHATSAKRMQIGQKITRGLGAGGNPAIGQKAAEECRDELMAALEGADLVFITAGMGGGTGTGAAPIVAELAKEAGALTVGIVTRPFLFEGRRRSEQAKQGIEALQSRVDTLIVIPNDKLLAVIPEQTPVQEAFRYADEILRQGVQGISDIITIPGLVNVDFADIRAVMADAGSAMMGIGQGSGKSRAREAAAAAISSPLLEASIEGAQGVVFNITGGMDLTLHEVTAAAETIYEVVDPNANIIFGAVLDERMQGEVKMTVIATGFSGQSQGYDANRAVQTPEPTRSSDYIPPAPRDPVGSPPPRFGVGLDIPEFLQRRRGRE, encoded by the coding sequence ATGACCTCAAACAGTCAACTCGCGTCGCATCCAACCCCCCCTTCTGAGGGACAATCGAATTTTCCAGTCGCCGCAGATAACCCTAATCCCTTCGGCAACGCGGGCTTGTATGGAGAGCGTTCTGAAGACCGACGAGTCCCAGAGGAAACCCCCACTCCGGCCTCAATCCAGCCCAGTAACGAGGCCAGAATTAAGGTCATCGGTGTGGGTGGGGGCGGTGGTAATGCGGTCAACCGGATGATTGCCTCGGAACTCTCGGGGATTGAATTTTGGACGGTGAATACTGACGCTCAGTCGTTGGTTCACGCCACCTCCGCCAAGCGGATGCAAATCGGACAAAAAATCACCCGAGGTTTAGGTGCAGGAGGAAATCCTGCCATTGGTCAGAAGGCGGCGGAGGAATGCCGCGATGAACTCATGGCCGCCCTAGAAGGGGCCGATTTAGTCTTTATTACTGCTGGAATGGGGGGCGGAACCGGAACGGGGGCTGCCCCAATTGTGGCGGAGTTAGCCAAGGAAGCGGGGGCGTTGACCGTGGGGATTGTCACCCGTCCCTTCTTGTTTGAAGGCCGTCGCCGTTCGGAACAGGCAAAACAAGGGATTGAAGCCCTCCAAAGCCGCGTTGATACCCTGATTGTTATTCCCAATGACAAATTGTTGGCGGTGATTCCTGAACAGACCCCAGTTCAAGAGGCCTTCCGCTATGCTGATGAGATTCTGCGTCAGGGGGTTCAGGGGATTTCCGATATTATTACCATCCCCGGCTTGGTGAATGTGGACTTTGCGGATATTCGTGCCGTGATGGCGGATGCCGGTTCAGCCATGATGGGCATTGGCCAAGGGTCGGGGAAATCTCGGGCCCGGGAAGCGGCGGCGGCAGCGATTTCGTCTCCCTTGCTCGAAGCCTCGATTGAGGGGGCCCAAGGGGTGGTCTTTAATATCACTGGGGGCATGGATTTAACCCTGCATGAGGTGACGGCGGCGGCGGAAACCATCTATGAGGTGGTGGACCCCAATGCCAATATCATCTTTGGGGCCGTGTTGGATGAACGGATGCAAGGGGAAGTGAAAATGACCGTGATTGCGACGGGCTTTTCCGGACAGAGTCAGGGTTATGATGCTAATCGGGCCGTCCAAACTCCAGAACCGACCCGGTCGAGTGATTATATTCCCCCAGCTCCCCGTGACCCGGTGGGGTCTCCCCCGCCTCGTTTTGGGGTCGGTTTGGATATTCCTGAGTTCTTGCAGCGGCGGCGGGGTCGGGAATAG
- a CDS encoding cell division protein FtsQ/DivIB, whose product MTPLPPHLLQQRRHRLRTRRQRRRLGMLWRLMIVGSAAAGSLWFLSHPNWVIQSPEDVHISGNQWLPDTIVRQQLPLSYPETLVQVSPQAIAHHLENNLPLSTARVQRQVLPPRLMIHVQERASVAVALLPPKRNPEGVLEEQVGLLDPEGLWVPMDSHDVLTQLPQLPALRVRGARQVYEQSWPEVYATLKASPVKVEEVTEIDWRDPSQVILKTQTLGSVHLGTLNDRLPEKLKALDGLRYLPQEVEMREVEYIDLQNPDVPYLQKRSSEASESPSSD is encoded by the coding sequence ATGACCCCCCTTCCCCCTCACCTACTCCAACAACGCCGCCACCGTCTTCGTACTCGCCGACAACGCCGCCGACTGGGAATGCTCTGGAGACTGATGATTGTTGGCAGTGCTGCCGCCGGTTCCCTGTGGTTCCTCTCCCATCCCAACTGGGTCATCCAAAGTCCCGAAGATGTCCATATTTCCGGCAATCAATGGTTGCCAGATACCATCGTCCGCCAACAGTTACCCCTGTCCTATCCAGAAACCCTAGTACAAGTCAGTCCCCAGGCGATTGCCCATCACCTCGAAAATAATCTTCCTCTGAGCACAGCACGAGTTCAACGTCAAGTCTTGCCGCCACGACTGATGATTCATGTTCAAGAACGGGCCTCAGTCGCCGTGGCCTTACTTCCTCCGAAACGAAACCCTGAAGGGGTCTTAGAAGAGCAAGTGGGACTCCTCGACCCTGAAGGTCTTTGGGTTCCCATGGATAGTCATGATGTATTAACCCAACTGCCCCAACTTCCTGCCCTGCGAGTTCGGGGAGCCAGACAAGTTTACGAACAGTCCTGGCCCGAGGTCTATGCCACCCTCAAGGCCAGTCCTGTAAAGGTCGAGGAGGTGACTGAAATTGACTGGCGCGATCCCAGCCAAGTCATCCTTAAGACTCAGACCCTAGGCTCCGTTCATCTGGGGACTCTCAACGATCGCTTGCCCGAAAAACTCAAAGCCCTGGATGGCCTGCGGTATCTTCCCCAAGAGGTGGAGATGCGGGAGGTGGAGTATATCGACCTGCAAAATCCTGACGTTCCCTATCTTCAGAAACGCTCTAGTGAAGCCAGTGAGTCCCCATCCAGTGATTGA
- a CDS encoding phosphorylase family protein, with product MSLSLDLILVPQGAEYQAVKRAQLPIPIVAIPAGLTAVEASLKTWRSQPQYRQAKRVLVMGLGGSLIPQLRPGDVVLCDRCLSPQGESQGADDHLLRQLAHLYEKQGQPLPQYSVYSSDRILHLAQQKQQLAQTSGAAVVDMEGWAIWQAFPHVAMIRVISDDCQQDLPDISKAIAPNGNLKPITLTQAFLKQPAAAMKLIQGSLQGLHQLTQTAHQLNPHLTP from the coding sequence ATGAGCTTATCCCTTGATCTCATTTTGGTTCCCCAAGGTGCCGAGTACCAGGCTGTAAAGCGGGCCCAGTTACCCATTCCCATTGTTGCCATTCCCGCCGGCTTGACGGCCGTAGAGGCCAGCCTGAAGACCTGGCGATCGCAACCCCAGTATCGTCAGGCCAAGCGCGTCCTCGTCATGGGCCTAGGGGGGAGTCTCATTCCCCAACTGCGTCCCGGGGATGTGGTGTTGTGCGATCGCTGTCTCAGTCCCCAGGGAGAGTCCCAAGGGGCCGATGATCATCTCCTGAGGCAACTGGCTCATCTCTATGAAAAGCAAGGTCAACCCTTACCCCAATACAGCGTCTATAGCAGCGATCGCATCCTTCATCTGGCCCAACAGAAACAGCAGCTGGCACAAACCAGCGGGGCCGCCGTCGTGGACATGGAGGGGTGGGCCATTTGGCAAGCCTTCCCCCACGTGGCCATGATCCGAGTCATCAGCGACGACTGCCAGCAAGATTTACCCGATATATCGAAGGCGATCGCCCCCAACGGCAATTTAAAACCCATCACCCTAACCCAAGCCTTCCTGAAGCAACCCGCCGCCGCTATGAAGCTAATCCAAGGCTCCCTCCAAGGACTCCACCAACTCACCCAAACCGCCCATCAACTCAACCCCCACCTAACCCCCTAA